A window from Malania oleifera isolate guangnan ecotype guangnan chromosome 7, ASM2987363v1, whole genome shotgun sequence encodes these proteins:
- the LOC131160908 gene encoding uncharacterized protein LOC131160908 — translation MGESSRSTERQDTSTLLTSPKMRGQSSKFSTYTPLNVLHSEVLMQRRKKAYILWPEPMRTPLHRRNMSKFYQFHRDHEHDTEECIQMKNKIEALIKRGYLSRFIKKEVPQREPHEQRRPNGNKKEERVRGKIVVIFGGSASGGDSGGARKRYAKQVLSTERGEPSSNRKKQNDDIIFDSGGEGVQQPHDDTPVLSLLVANYKVRRILIDNGSSANVMFCSSYNIDVPPQDEIPYAAQDMGGQGRSSSILELLRHSAKREDGGKRNLKCGRSRSKGAIFPNQHSG, via the exons ATGGGAGAATCCTCTAGATCCACGGAAAGACAGGATACTAGTACGCTGCTCACCAGCCCTAAGATGAGAGGGCAGTCGAGTAAGTTCTCCACCTATACACCCCTAAATGTACTGCATTCTGAAGTACTGATGCAAAGAAGGAAGAAGGCCTATATCTTgtggcctgaacctatgcgaacCCCTTTACATAGACGAAACATGTCCAAGTTTTATCAATTCCACAGGGATCATGAGCACGATACAGAGGAATGTATTCAAATGAAGAATAAGATTGAAGCCTTGATAAAAAGGGGATACCTATCAAGGTTTATAAAAAAAGAAGTTCCACAAAGGGAACCTCACGAGCAGAGGAGACCCAACGGGAACAAGAAGGAAGAACGGGTCAGAGGGAAAATCGTGGTGATCTTTGGAGGATCCGCTAGCGGAGGAGATAGCGGAGGTGCTCGCAAAAGgtatgctaaacaggtgctctCAACAGAGAGAGGGGAACCAAGTAGCAATAGGAAAAAACAAaatgatgatatcatctttgatAGCGGAGGCGAAGGAGTACAACAACCACATGACGACACACCAGTACTCTCCCTATTGGTAGCAAATTACAAAGTTAGACGCATATTGATAGATAACGGGAGCTCAGCAAATGTTATGTTCTG TTCAAGCTATAACATCGACGTACCACCTCAAGATGAAATTCCCTATGCTGCACAGGACATGGGTGGTCAAGGGAGatcaagcagtatcttggaactTCTACGCCATAGCGctaaaagggaagatggaggcaaGAGAAACCTTAAATGTGGAAGATCTAGAAGTAAGGGGGCAATATTCCCAAATCAGCACAGTGGATGA